One window of the Halorhodospira halophila genome contains the following:
- a CDS encoding sigma-54 dependent transcriptional regulator, with protein MGAPTLARAAAGLRSVLSVTPGTPAQPVRPSAEPPGWSLTRVEDWATIERLLTADHPPVGLMRVVADNIDACQRFLAGGSGVEWIALCDPPDGQSHDALEDLLATAFFDFHTLPADPDRLAAVLGHAAGMGQLRRHTRARQAELTADTGGILGDSPGIQALRRDLAKVARCPATVLIHGESGSGKELAAQAIHHASSRAAGPFVAVNCGAIPTNLVQSELFGHERGAFTGAQQRRCGHLERAQGGTILLDEVGELTLEHQVNLLRVLEERAVTRVGGTERVPLDVRVVAATHVDLAAAVEAGRFREDLYYRLNVLRIDIPPLRERGDDIERLAHVFLERFRSAYLSPVRGFTGPALGALRRHSWPGNVRELINRIQRAVAMGHRPLLTPGDLGLEARQGPIRQVETLDDARARAERAAILGALARCERNVSRAARELGISRVTLYRIMHRLGLQP; from the coding sequence ATGGGAGCACCGACCCTCGCCCGCGCCGCCGCGGGTCTGCGCAGCGTCCTGAGCGTCACCCCCGGCACCCCCGCCCAACCCGTGCGCCCGAGCGCCGAGCCGCCGGGCTGGTCCCTGACCCGTGTCGAGGACTGGGCAACCATCGAGCGGCTGCTCACCGCCGACCACCCGCCGGTGGGGCTGATGCGGGTGGTCGCCGACAATATCGACGCCTGCCAGCGCTTTCTCGCCGGAGGCAGCGGCGTGGAGTGGATCGCCCTCTGCGATCCGCCCGACGGGCAGAGCCACGATGCGCTGGAAGACCTGCTGGCCACCGCCTTCTTCGACTTCCACACCCTCCCCGCGGACCCCGACCGGCTTGCGGCCGTTCTCGGCCACGCCGCCGGCATGGGGCAACTGCGCCGCCACACCCGGGCTCGTCAGGCGGAGCTGACCGCCGATACCGGCGGCATCCTCGGCGACAGCCCCGGCATCCAGGCTTTGCGCCGGGACCTGGCCAAGGTGGCGCGCTGCCCGGCCACGGTGCTCATCCACGGCGAGAGCGGCTCGGGCAAGGAGCTGGCCGCCCAGGCCATCCACCACGCCTCATCCCGTGCCGCCGGCCCCTTCGTGGCGGTCAACTGCGGCGCCATCCCAACCAATCTGGTCCAGTCGGAACTCTTCGGCCATGAGCGCGGCGCGTTCACCGGGGCACAGCAGCGCCGCTGCGGGCACCTGGAGCGGGCCCAGGGCGGCACCATCCTCCTCGATGAGGTCGGCGAGCTGACCCTGGAGCACCAGGTCAATCTGCTGCGTGTGCTCGAGGAGCGGGCAGTGACCCGGGTCGGGGGCACCGAGCGCGTGCCGCTGGACGTGCGCGTCGTCGCCGCCACCCACGTGGACCTGGCCGCCGCCGTGGAGGCCGGGCGTTTTCGCGAGGATCTTTACTACCGGCTCAACGTGCTGCGCATCGACATCCCGCCCCTGCGCGAACGGGGCGACGACATCGAGCGCCTGGCCCACGTCTTCCTGGAGCGCTTTCGCAGCGCCTACCTCAGCCCGGTGCGCGGCTTCACCGGCCCGGCGCTGGGGGCGCTGCGCCGGCACAGCTGGCCGGGCAACGTGCGCGAGCTGATCAACCGCATCCAGCGCGCCGTGGCCATGGGCCACCGCCCCCTGCTCACCCCCGGCGATCTTGGCCTGGAGGCCCGGCAGGGGCCGATCCGCCAGGTCGAGACCCTGGACGACGCCCGCGCTCGGGCGGAACGGGCGGCGATCCTCGGCGCCCTGGCCCGCTGCGAGCGCAATGTCTCACGGGCGGCCCGCGAGCTGGGCATCTCGCGGGTGACGCTCTATCGCATCATGCACCGCCTGGGGCTGCAGCCATGA
- a CDS encoding hydantoinase B/oxoprolinase family protein, whose translation MTDGHAAGERWQFWIDRGGTFTDVIARAPDGRLIARKFLSENPEQYSDAALHGIRAILGLPADAPIPAQRIESVRMGTTVATNALLEHRGEPTVLAITEGFADQLRIGYQHRPDLFDRRVRLPQMLYSEVLEVPERLGADGAVVRPLDEACVRERLAAAHAAGYRALAVVLMHAWRDAGHEQAVARIAREVGFTQVSTSAQAAAVMKIVGRGDTAVVDAYLSPVLRRYVDRLAAELGDVPLLFMQSNGGLTSAAHFQGKDAILSGPAGGIVGAVRTAAMAGFERLISFDMGGTSTDVAHYDGAYERTFETEIAGNRIRAPMMQIHTVAAGGGSICHFDGMKYRVGPDSAGADPGPAAYRRGGPLTVTDCNVLLGLIRPAFFPHLFGPDADQPLDADRVRQGFAELAERIRAETGDARDPVEVAAGFRRIAVENMAQAIKRISVQRGHDVTRYALNCFGGAGGQHACAVADCLGIRTVFIHPLAGVLSAYGMGLADITAMAQRSVEAPLEPASAPLLERVIDELTAEARAELAEQGLAADAAMVYVQAHVRYAGTDTALVVPGGADVAALDEAFARAHRQRFGFVLEDRPRVIEALSVEAIHRAAAVEAPEDEAPSPADPPQPLARVQAWDGQRITEQPVYARADLVPGMRIPGPAILQEENATTVIDAGWQGEVTACDHLILRRAVTVGGGTLAQAPQVDTRRPDPVLLEVFNNLFRSVAEQMGTTLAGTAQSVNIKERLDFSCALFDAEANLVANAPHIPVHLGSMSESVRAILRARGASMRPGDCYLLNDPYHGGTHLPDLTAVTPVFSEDGEELLFFCASRGHHADVGGRTPGSMPADSTCVSEEGVLINDLQVVAEGRFLEEAFTAAMGAGPYPARNVAQNIADLKAQIAANEKGVAELRRMVEQFGLPVVQAYMGFVQENAAEHVRRVIDGLSDGDFTVEMDSGARIRVAVRPDHAARRVRIDFAGTSEQLPSNFNAPLAITRAATLYVFRTLVDDDIPLNDGCLQPLEIAVPEGSMLNPRHPAAVVAGNVETSQAVTDALYGALGAMAASQGTMNNLTFGNQRHQYYETLCGGAGAGPGFAGSSAVHTHMTNSRLTDPEVLEWRYPVRVECFAIRHGSGGAGAYPGGAGVIRRLCFLEPMTVVTLMNRRRVPPFGLAGGGDAACGRNAIERSDGGVEELPGTATRELAAGDRIVIETPGGGGYGGG comes from the coding sequence ATGACGGACGGCCATGCGGCGGGAGAGCGCTGGCAGTTCTGGATCGACCGGGGCGGGACCTTCACCGATGTCATCGCCCGCGCCCCCGATGGGCGTCTGATCGCCCGCAAGTTCCTATCCGAGAACCCGGAGCAGTACAGCGATGCGGCCCTCCACGGGATCCGCGCCATCCTCGGTCTTCCCGCCGACGCCCCGATCCCGGCCCAGCGGATCGAGTCGGTGCGCATGGGCACCACGGTGGCGACCAACGCCCTGCTCGAGCACCGCGGCGAGCCCACCGTGCTCGCCATCACCGAGGGGTTCGCCGATCAGCTGCGCATCGGCTATCAGCACCGCCCGGATCTCTTCGACCGCCGGGTGCGCCTGCCGCAGATGCTTTACTCGGAGGTCCTGGAGGTCCCCGAGCGCCTGGGTGCCGACGGCGCGGTGGTCCGCCCCCTGGATGAGGCCTGCGTGCGCGAGCGCCTGGCCGCCGCCCACGCCGCCGGCTACCGGGCGCTGGCGGTGGTGCTCATGCACGCCTGGCGGGATGCCGGGCACGAGCAGGCGGTGGCGCGCATCGCCCGCGAGGTGGGCTTTACCCAGGTCTCGACCAGTGCGCAGGCCGCCGCCGTGATGAAGATCGTCGGCCGCGGCGATACCGCCGTGGTGGATGCCTACCTCTCGCCGGTGCTGCGCCGCTACGTCGACCGCCTGGCCGCGGAGTTGGGCGATGTGCCGCTGCTGTTCATGCAGTCCAACGGCGGATTGACCAGTGCCGCGCACTTTCAGGGCAAGGACGCCATCCTCTCGGGTCCGGCCGGCGGCATCGTCGGGGCGGTGCGCACGGCGGCGATGGCCGGGTTCGAGCGGCTGATCAGCTTCGACATGGGCGGGACGTCCACCGACGTAGCCCACTACGACGGCGCCTATGAGCGCACCTTCGAGACCGAGATCGCCGGCAACCGCATCCGCGCGCCGATGATGCAGATCCACACCGTCGCCGCCGGCGGCGGTTCCATCTGCCACTTCGACGGTATGAAGTACCGGGTCGGGCCCGACTCCGCCGGCGCCGATCCGGGACCGGCGGCCTATCGCCGGGGCGGCCCGCTGACGGTCACCGACTGCAACGTCCTGCTCGGCCTCATCCGGCCGGCGTTCTTCCCGCACCTATTCGGCCCCGACGCCGATCAGCCGCTGGATGCCGACCGGGTCCGCCAGGGCTTTGCCGAGCTTGCCGAGCGGATCCGCGCCGAGACGGGTGACGCCCGCGACCCGGTGGAGGTGGCCGCCGGCTTTCGGCGCATCGCCGTGGAGAACATGGCGCAGGCGATCAAGCGGATCTCCGTGCAGCGCGGCCACGACGTGACCCGCTACGCCCTCAACTGCTTTGGCGGTGCCGGCGGTCAGCACGCCTGCGCCGTGGCCGACTGCCTGGGCATCCGCACCGTGTTCATCCACCCGCTGGCGGGGGTGCTCTCGGCCTACGGCATGGGCCTGGCCGATATCACCGCCATGGCCCAGCGCAGCGTGGAGGCGCCGCTGGAGCCGGCCAGCGCGCCGCTGCTTGAGCGCGTCATCGACGAGCTCACCGCCGAGGCGCGGGCCGAGCTGGCCGAGCAGGGGCTGGCCGCCGATGCGGCGATGGTGTACGTGCAGGCCCATGTGCGCTACGCCGGCACCGACACCGCGCTGGTGGTCCCCGGTGGTGCGGATGTGGCCGCCCTGGACGAGGCCTTCGCCCGCGCGCACCGGCAGCGGTTTGGCTTCGTCCTGGAAGACCGCCCGCGGGTGATCGAGGCGCTCAGCGTCGAGGCGATCCACCGCGCGGCGGCCGTGGAGGCCCCGGAGGATGAGGCGCCGTCACCGGCGGACCCGCCGCAGCCACTGGCCCGGGTGCAGGCCTGGGACGGCCAGCGGATCACCGAGCAGCCGGTCTACGCCCGCGCCGACCTGGTGCCGGGGATGCGCATCCCGGGGCCGGCGATCCTCCAAGAGGAGAATGCCACCACGGTGATCGATGCCGGCTGGCAGGGCGAGGTCACCGCCTGCGATCACCTGATCCTGCGCCGCGCGGTGACCGTGGGGGGCGGGACGCTGGCGCAGGCGCCGCAGGTCGACACCCGCCGCCCCGATCCGGTGCTGCTGGAGGTGTTCAACAACCTGTTCCGCTCCGTCGCCGAGCAGATGGGTACGACGCTTGCCGGCACGGCGCAGTCGGTGAACATCAAGGAGCGGCTCGACTTCTCCTGCGCGCTCTTCGACGCCGAGGCGAACCTGGTGGCCAACGCGCCGCACATCCCGGTCCACCTCGGCTCGATGTCGGAGTCGGTGCGCGCCATCCTGCGCGCCCGTGGCGCGAGCATGCGTCCCGGGGATTGCTATCTGCTCAACGACCCGTACCACGGCGGCACGCACCTGCCGGATCTCACGGCGGTGACGCCGGTCTTCTCCGAGGATGGCGAGGAGCTGCTCTTTTTCTGCGCCAGCCGCGGCCACCACGCCGATGTGGGCGGCCGCACGCCGGGGTCGATGCCGGCGGACTCCACCTGCGTGAGCGAGGAGGGGGTGCTCATCAACGACCTGCAGGTGGTCGCCGAGGGGCGCTTTCTGGAGGAGGCGTTCACCGCGGCGATGGGCGCCGGGCCGTATCCGGCGCGCAACGTGGCGCAGAACATCGCCGATCTGAAGGCGCAGATCGCCGCCAACGAGAAGGGCGTGGCCGAACTGCGGCGCATGGTCGAGCAGTTCGGCCTGCCGGTGGTCCAGGCCTACATGGGGTTCGTCCAGGAGAACGCCGCCGAGCACGTGCGCCGGGTCATCGATGGGCTCAGCGACGGTGATTTCACCGTCGAGATGGACAGCGGGGCTCGGATCCGCGTGGCGGTGCGCCCGGATCACGCCGCCCGCCGGGTGCGCATCGACTTCGCCGGGACATCGGAGCAGCTGCCAAGCAATTTCAATGCGCCGCTGGCCATCACCCGGGCGGCGACGCTCTACGTCTTCCGCACGCTGGTCGATGACGACATCCCGCTCAACGACGGCTGCCTGCAGCCGCTGGAGATCGCCGTGCCGGAGGGCTCGATGCTCAACCCGCGCCATCCGGCGGCCGTGGTCGCCGGCAACGTGGAGACCTCCCAGGCCGTCACCGATGCCCTCTACGGGGCGCTGGGGGCGATGGCCGCCAGCCAGGGCACCATGAACAACCTGACCTTCGGCAACCAGCGCCACCAGTACTACGAGACCCTTTGCGGCGGTGCCGGGGCCGGGCCGGGGTTCGCCGGCAGCTCGGCGGTGCATACGCACATGACCAACTCGCGCCTGACCGACCCGGAGGTGCTGGAGTGGCGCTACCCGGTGCGCGTCGAGTGTTTTGCCATCCGCCACGGCAGCGGCGGTGCCGGGGCGTATCCCGGCGGGGCGGGGGTGATCCGGCGGCTGTGCTTCCTCGAGCCGATGACGGTGGTCACGCTGATGAACCGGCGCCGGGTGCCGCCCTTCGGGCTGGCCGGGGGCGGGGATGCGGCGTGCGGGCGCAATGCCATCGAGCGCAGCGACGGCGGCGTCGAGGAGCTTCCGGGTACCGCCACCCGGGAGCTCGCCGCGGGGGATCGGATCGTCATCGAGACCCCCGGTGGCGGCGGCTACGGGGGCGGCTGA
- a CDS encoding DedA family protein, producing the protein MPELIVEAVELLGWVGIFAVMIVLAPEAVMPFLGYAVYRAELDPLTALVAASAGATLGSTLIYLVVRAIGGERVRAGVRRGSRWYLIQERDLEVTTAIFRRHGAWIVLFGRFVPTVRSLVSIPAGLLPMGLAPFLLLTLLGTTLWNGVLLAAGYATGSNWARLEAYLGTYGSVVTLLLAIAAIAFLLYRLRNLLLRHRRAG; encoded by the coding sequence ATGCCGGAGTTGATCGTCGAGGCCGTGGAGCTGCTGGGCTGGGTGGGGATCTTCGCGGTGATGATCGTGCTGGCGCCCGAGGCGGTGATGCCGTTCCTCGGCTACGCCGTCTACCGGGCGGAACTCGATCCGCTGACCGCCCTGGTTGCTGCCAGCGCTGGGGCGACCCTGGGCTCGACGCTGATCTATCTGGTAGTGCGCGCCATCGGCGGGGAACGGGTCCGGGCCGGCGTGCGGCGCGGCAGCCGGTGGTACCTGATCCAGGAGCGCGATCTGGAGGTGACCACCGCGATCTTCCGCCGCCACGGGGCGTGGATCGTGCTCTTCGGGCGTTTCGTGCCCACTGTGCGCAGCCTGGTCTCGATCCCGGCCGGGCTCTTGCCCATGGGGCTGGCGCCGTTCCTGCTGCTGACGCTGCTCGGCACCACGCTATGGAACGGGGTGCTCCTGGCCGCTGGTTACGCCACCGGCTCCAATTGGGCCCGGCTGGAGGCGTATCTCGGTACCTACGGCAGCGTGGTCACACTGCTGCTGGCCATCGCCGCGATCGCGTTTCTGCTGTATCGGCTGCGCAACCTCTTGCTGCGCCACCGCCGTGCCGGTTGA
- a CDS encoding C39 family peptidase codes for MSRRATALATLGALACLALAAPAPAHAAGLPIQQLGGGHHVQVESLQSVRFRGVVRQALDYSCGSAAVATLLSYHYDHEKGEPEVFAGMFAAADQDLVRTEGFSMLDMQRYLAELGYRADGFNLTLAQVAELRIPCIVLIDTGGYLHFVVIKGIRDGQVLVGDPAMGLRTYSAQTFEQLRRGPLLIIRDRHDLAQLSFNPDRAWAVQTRLPFEHAREHQGLSDFTGNLRRPGAW; via the coding sequence ATGAGCCGCCGCGCCACGGCACTGGCCACCCTCGGCGCCCTGGCCTGCCTGGCCCTGGCCGCGCCGGCCCCGGCCCACGCGGCGGGGCTGCCGATCCAGCAGCTCGGCGGCGGCCACCACGTCCAGGTGGAGAGCCTGCAGTCGGTGCGCTTCCGCGGCGTGGTCCGCCAGGCCCTGGACTACAGCTGCGGCTCGGCGGCGGTGGCCACCCTGCTCAGCTACCACTACGACCACGAAAAGGGCGAGCCCGAGGTCTTCGCCGGCATGTTCGCGGCGGCGGATCAGGATCTGGTGCGCACCGAGGGCTTCTCGATGCTCGACATGCAGCGCTACCTGGCCGAGCTGGGCTACCGCGCCGACGGCTTCAACCTCACCCTGGCGCAGGTGGCCGAGCTACGCATCCCCTGCATCGTGCTCATCGATACCGGCGGCTACCTGCACTTCGTGGTGATCAAAGGCATCCGCGACGGCCAAGTGCTGGTCGGCGACCCGGCCATGGGCCTGCGCACCTACAGCGCCCAGACCTTCGAGCAGCTGCGCCGCGGCCCGCTGCTGATCATCCGCGACCGCCACGACCTCGCCCAGTTGAGTTTCAACCCGGACCGCGCCTGGGCTGTACAGACCCGCCTGCCCTTCGAGCACGCCCGCGAGCACCAGGGGCTGAGCGACTTCACCGGCAACCTACGCCGCCCAGGAGCGTGGTGA